One part of the Gossypium raimondii isolate GPD5lz chromosome 1, ASM2569854v1, whole genome shotgun sequence genome encodes these proteins:
- the LOC105786297 gene encoding NDR1/HIN1-like protein 1: MSVKECGNHGKYRRKIFRRIIAGILIFILIVLITILLIWAILRPSKPRFILQDTTVYAFNASTPNLLTSNFQVTLSSRNPNDRIGIYYDRLDVYATYQNQQITLRTSIPPTYQGHKEINVWSPFVNGNSVPIAPEYSASLGSDQSAGSVFLMIKIDGRVRWKVGTFISGRYHLYVRCPAFITFGSKSNGVLVGENAIKYQLVTRCSVSV; this comes from the coding sequence ATGTCGGTAAAAGAGTGCGGCAATCACGGGAAATACCGCCGGAAAATCTTCCGGCGAATCATCGCCGGCATCCTAATCTTCATTCTAATCGTTCTGATAACAATTCTTCTCATATGGGCCATCCTCCGTCCCAGCAAACCCAGGTTCATCCTCCAAGACACCACCGTCTACGCTTTCAACGCCTCCACCCCTAACCTCCTCACCTCCAATTTCCAAGTCACTCTATCTTCTCGAAACCCCAACGACAGAATCGGCATTTACTACGACCGGCTCGACGTTTACGCCACCTACCAGAACCAACAAATCACCCTCCGAACATCCATCCCTCCAACGTACCAGGGTCACAAAGAGATCAACGTTTGGTCACCCTTCGTCAATGGGAATTCAGTGCCTATCGCACCGGAATATTCCGCCAGTTTAGGATCCGATCAGAGTGCCGGGTCGGTTTTCTTGATGATCAAGATTGATGGACGGGTGAGATGGAAAGTTGGGACTTTTATTTCCGGGAGGTATCATCTTTACGTTAGGTGCCCGGCTTTTATTACCTTCGGCAGCAAAAGTAACGGCGTTTTGGTCGGAGAAAACGCCATTAAGTACCAGTTGGTGACTAGATGCAGTGTTAGCGTGTAA